A window of Streptomyces sp. Je 1-332 genomic DNA:
GCTCAACCGAACGGTGTCCATTCCCTTTCCCTTCTCGAGCGGCCTGTACAGCGGGCAGCGCTCCACGGTGACGGATCCGAAGCGCCCCACATCCGCCTTGAACCCGGCCTTGGGCATCGCCTTCTTGCTGCCGGTGCTGGTGCTGGTGCTGTACGGCATCAGCTCGAACTGCAGGGACTCACTGCTCGTTTCCATGCTGACAGCCGGGCCCGCCTCATATCGGGAGTCGATCGCTCCGTCGTTCAGTCCTCCGACGGCTCCGTCGGGTCCTTCTTCTTGCGGAGGAGGAACATCGCTGTCGCGCCGAGGACGACCATGACCACCGCTATTCCGGCGATCATCGGGGTCGCGTTGGAGCCGCCCGTTTCCGCGAGGTCGCCACCGCCCGTGCTCGTGCCGCCTGCCGATGCCGGGCTCGGGTCGGAGACCGGCTCGGCCTTGTTGCCGATCGCCTTGCTCTCGGTCTGGCAGTCGAGCACGCCCTTGAACCGCTTCTCGAAGCCGTTCGGGCCCTTGATCGTGAAGTCGTAGGCCTGGTCCTCCTGCAGCGGGATCGTCACCGTTCGCGACGTACCGGCCTCGATCGTGTGCTTGAGGCCCATGAGGCGGAATGTGAACGGCCGGTCGCCCTTGTTGCTCGCCGTGATGTCCACGCCGTTCTTGGCGCACTTCTTCTCCGCCGACAGCGCCGGTATCGCACCGTCCTTGGCCCATGTCGCGCTGGCCGTCGCGGAGACCATGGACTCGCTGGAGCCCGCGAGGATCTGTGTCTGGCTCCGGGTCTCGGAGGCGAAGGCCCGGCCGACGGGAACCGTGGTCGACGCCTGGAGAGTGAGCGCCGCCGAGCCGTCCGGTGCGTCCTCGGGGACGTCGAAGAACAGCTGGCTGCCATCAGTCGCCGACGTGACGGGCTTGCCGTCCTTGCCGACGACCTTCACTCCGCTCGCCAGCGCGTCCGCGGGCGGGGTCACGGATACGGCGTCCGCGTCCGTCCGCACGGTGACGGGACCCACCCGCTCCCCGGCGCGTCCGGAGACCGCGGGCGGGTCGAGGGTCAGCGACGCCTTGGGCTCCGCCGCGCCGCGGGCGCTCTTGTAGAGGTAGTCCGCGAGCTTCTCGGCCTGCGGGTCGACGGCCTCCACCTCGGCGCTGTCCGAGTACCGCCAGATCGCGACCTGGGTGCCGGCCGCAGCCGCCTGCTCGGTGAGCGCACGTGCGCCCGCCTTGTGGGCCAGCGCGGCGAGGTCGTTCACCTGGGGGTAGGAGTTCTGCAGGATCCAGCGGATCCTGCCCGCGTCCTTGTTGCCGTTCAGCGAAGTGCCGCTCCAGGGGGTCTCCTGGTACTCCGCGTCCTTCTGCGTGGGGTTGTGGATGTCGACGCAGTACGTCTGCAGGGTGCCCCCGCCGTCCACGGACATCTCGAAGAGTCCGGCGGGCACCTGCTGGCTGGCCCCGGCGTCACGGACGACGGCCTGGCCGTACGTCTGGAGCCCGCCCAGCGTCGCGAGGGCTCCCCCCTTGTGCTGCGGAGTCTCTTCCGCCGCGGCGGAACCCGCGCCGGCTATCGCGCCCGCCGCGAGCGCCCCGGTCGCCAGCGTCACCGCGGCGAGGCGCGCGGCGCCTCGTCTCCCCCGGGACTGCGCAGAGCATGCGCGGCCCCCGGAGAGGGCAGAGAACGCCGACAACACTGATCGCGCAAAAGACACAGAATTCCCCTCCGGACGGGACCCGTTCACTTCGAGGGGGGTGATCCCGCCAGCAGATCGAAAGGGGCAGAAACACCTGCCACCTGCGTGGCATCCGCTACCAACTGCCCCGTTAGCTACCTTCGGCATCCTAGGGACGCGGCACACCACGACCCCCCGTCCTACCGTTCGATAACCGATCCGACTCGGAATCGTTATCGCCAACAACCTTTCAGAACCGGTCTTATCGACAAATCCACGGCACTCATTCGCCGATAAGCCGCACATCGGTCGCCCGCCCCCTGACTGCCCTGACGGTCCTTCACCCCACCGGCTCCGGCTCGGGTTCGGGCTCAAGTACCGGCTCGCGCGCCGCCGCTGGGTCCGTCAGCGCCGCGTTCGCCTTGAGCACGCGCCGGAACGCCGCCGTCCCGCGCGAGAGATCGTGACCGATGGTCATCGCGTCGATGTCCGCCGACGTCCAGTGCTGGCCGCCCCGCTCCTCGTCGCGCACCTTCAACTTGCCCTGCACGATCACGGGTTCACCGATCGTCAGTGACCCCTGCACGTTCGAACCGAGCGCTCGCCTCGCCCACACCGTGAAGAAGTTGGTGTGCCCGTCCGCCCAGACGTTCTGCACCGCGTCGTAGTACCGCGCCGTCACCGCGAGCCGGAACCGCGCCACCGGCCCGGAGGGCAGTTCCCGGAACACCGGCGTCGTCGCCACGTTCCCCACCACCGTCACCAAGGTCTCGTTCATGCCGAACCCCTCCCTCGTCCACTCCGCTACCGCCGCCGCGGTGGTCGGTCCCGCGGCTTCGATCTCAGAGTGAACCGGTCGGCACGATCTCGCTGAGCCCTGTGGTCTACCGGGCAGTTGTGGAAAACTCCCTCACCCGAACGGGGCGCCCGGCCACCCTTCACCACGTACCACCCTCACCCCACCACCGCCCCCGTCACCCGCACGTACTGCTCCCGCACCTCCAGATACCGCAGCAGCTCAGCCGCCAGCGGATCCAGGACCCTCGCCCGCCCGCACCCGGCGGCCGCCTCCCGCAGCCGCCCTTCAGCGTCCTGGCCGTAGCGGCGCGCAGGACCCCGCGCCGCCATCCGGCTCCCCCACTCCACGCAGGGCCCGCCGACGATGCCGACCAGCATCAACAGCACCGGTACGCCCAGATTCGGCTCCGCGATCCCGATGATCTGCGCCACCAGCCAGAGCCCGCCCACGACTTGGAGCAACGTCATCGCCGCCTGGGCGAGAACAGCGACCGGCCACCAGCCGGGCCGCGGAGGCCTCCCCTCCGGCACCCCGGCCGACACCGTCAGCTCGTCGAGCGCCTCGGGCAGCCCCTCCGAGCCACGCACGGCCGCCTCCCGCACGGCCTGACCCCAGGGCTGGGGCAACCCGTAAGCGGCCTCGTCGGCGACCGTGCGCACCGCGTTCTCGACGCGCTGCCGGGCCGTGGCCTCCTCGTCCGGCGGCGTCTGTGCCACGGGCCAGCCGATGCCCCGCGGCGCGCGCTGGGCCTCGTACCAACGCCACAGCCTCAGCCATGGCGTGCCGCACGCCTTGC
This region includes:
- a CDS encoding Cys-Gln thioester bond-forming surface protein — its product is MTLATGALAAGAIAGAGSAAAEETPQHKGGALATLGGLQTYGQAVVRDAGASQQVPAGLFEMSVDGGGTLQTYCVDIHNPTQKDAEYQETPWSGTSLNGNKDAGRIRWILQNSYPQVNDLAALAHKAGARALTEQAAAAGTQVAIWRYSDSAEVEAVDPQAEKLADYLYKSARGAAEPKASLTLDPPAVSGRAGERVGPVTVRTDADAVSVTPPADALASGVKVVGKDGKPVTSATDGSQLFFDVPEDAPDGSAALTLQASTTVPVGRAFASETRSQTQILAGSSESMVSATASATWAKDGAIPALSAEKKCAKNGVDITASNKGDRPFTFRLMGLKHTIEAGTSRTVTIPLQEDQAYDFTIKGPNGFEKRFKGVLDCQTESKAIGNKAEPVSDPSPASAGGTSTGGGDLAETGGSNATPMIAGIAVVMVVLGATAMFLLRKKKDPTEPSED
- a CDS encoding single-stranded DNA-binding protein — protein: MNETLVTVVGNVATTPVFRELPSGPVARFRLAVTARYYDAVQNVWADGHTNFFTVWARRALGSNVQGSLTIGEPVIVQGKLKVRDEERGGQHWTSADIDAMTIGHDLSRGTAAFRRVLKANAALTDPAAAREPVLEPEPEPEPVG